A section of the Myxocyprinus asiaticus isolate MX2 ecotype Aquarium Trade chromosome 22, UBuf_Myxa_2, whole genome shotgun sequence genome encodes:
- the si:ch211-126c2.4 gene encoding uncharacterized protein si:ch211-126c2.4 isoform X2, producing MESFLRRRLAQASGNILGGSALQKPVSSCPPIKLPDLCSSFYSIADEPFPQVSGFLDDTVGPSFLSNEAGTALNSPACTPSESITKHKDEGVLATLQVTTEDSDNNSSKLGAHCQAADGSMSTKPIQNDKDISSATKFKADEEDYKDFTPCATESSKSLEKCDLMSVELKNSTFNVTQDLKEQSDSAINATVDLPNIRERNSTFESVPSQEPREGSESGPKLNSTVDIDVPMIKTQSGNTTVDLAQTSNPKVGSDPGGDATVDILNLDCTHDKVNSHVDNISSPNTTTEQPNEKLEGTINIQQHELDKEKPEGSLNATEEDKTNCPITKNAEEPNLKVNVTLDILEQTASAPLHASGEIVHSSSAALKPDENTFTKTNTTTDLTPPENPVSKNITVEITPSSTELTGQANDGSNSVVGNAKSDSNNRETEVETSIAAFVCSVEAPDDSPELKADEPLKNSERPGCADRECVLNSDMGNISRNSIFSLDDTVDMRTSFMVTSTPIVFGKESRFEILRDVKPTPMRKRLSVINSIEVQSNDSLVGVSIHDGTHAVLVSENSSQSQKVLSNYTSSNSKTEPANENKPPIKPTAKRQLPQRSSKLSYPKSCLPPWPQSSLLSSVAVRPKTIQAPQVLHQSNVSSGTLLGNKKMLQHNKGKNIGAAKNTVSTSTVKTSVVSSVSGYNFTAVSRHSSSGLPQMKPSGLQPPTRKRLALKSAQITQSSIETIQAQSSNKPTGIQAPSARPAVENDSEQPAEGAHKSDCVNCLQHQEKLERCLQELVRLRSECKNWGPLQEKLEMCSEEIKKI from the exons ATGGAGAGCTTTTTAAGGCGGAGGCTCGCCCAGGCCAGTGGCAACATTTTGGGTGGATCAGCTCTTCAGAAACCTGTTTCCTCTTGCCCCCCTATCAAATTGCCGGATCTGTGTTCTAGTTTCTATTCAATTGCAGATGAACCTTTTCCCCAGGTTTCTGGATTCCTTGATGACACTGTTGGTCCATCCTTTCTTTCAAACGAAGCAGGAACTGCGTTGAATTCCCCTGCATGCACACCATCAGAAAGTATAACAAAACATAAGGATGAAGGAGTTTTGGCAACACTACAAGTGACGACCGAGGACTCTGATAATAATTCCTCAAAGCTTGGAGCACACTGTCAGGCAGCGGATGGAAGCATGTCTACTAAACCAATACAGAATGATAAAGACATTAGCAGTGCAACAAAATTCAAAGCAGATGAGGAGGACTATAAAGATTTTACCCCTTGTGCCACAGAATCCAGTAAATCTTTAGAGAAATGTGATTTAATGAGTGTAGAGTTGAAGAACAGCACTTTTAATGTCACTCAAGACTTGAAAGAACAATCTGACTCTGCTATTAATGCAACTGTTGATCTACCAAATATTAGGGAGAGGAACAGTACCTTTGAGTCTGTCCCATCTCAAGAGCCCAGAGAGGGTTCCGAGTCTGGCCCTAAACTTAATTCAACAGTGGATATCGATGTCCCCATGATAAAGACTCAGTCAGGAAATACCACTGTTGACCTGGCCCAAACAAGTAACCCTAAAGTGGGGTCTGACCCCGGGGGTGATGCAACTGTGGATATTCTTAATCTGGACTGTACACATGATAAAGTGAATTCCCATGTTGATAACATTAGCTCCCCAAACACTACTACAGAACAGCCAAATGAGAAACTTGAAGGAACAATTAATATTCAGCAACATGAGCTGGACAAGGAGAAACCAGAGGGAAGCCTTAACGCTACTGAGGAAGATAAAACAAACTGTCCCATTACAAAGAATGCAGAGGAACCTAATTTGAAAGTGAATGTAACGCTTGATATTTTGGAGCAAACTGCCAGTGCTCCTCTTCACGCCTCTGGTGAGATTGTTCATTCAAGCTCTGCTGCTTTAAAGCCAGATGAGAATACTTTTACTAAAACTAATACAACCACTGACCTTACTCCCCCTGAAAATCCAGTTTCGAAAAATATCACTGTAGAAATAACACCCTCAAGCACAGAATTAACAGGCCAGGCTAATGATGGTTCTAACTCAGTTGTGGGTAATGCTAAATCAGACTCTAACAATAGAGAGACAGAAGTTGAGACAAGCATCGCTGCTTTTGTTTGCTCTGTTGAAGCTCCCGATGACTCTCCCGAGCTTAAAGCAGATGAACCCCTCAAAAACTCAGAGAGACCTGGATGTGCAGACAGAGAGTGTGTTCTCAACTCTGATATGGGAAACAtcagcagaaacagtattttttctcTGGATGATACCGTGGATATGAGAACTAGCTTCATGGTCACATCCACACCAATTGTCTTTGGCAAAGAATCCAGGTTTGAAATACTGAGAGACGTAAAGCCCACACCGATGAGGAAGAGGCTGTCTGTGATCAACAGCATTGAGGTACAATCAAATGATAGCCTTGTTGGTGTGAGCATTCATGATGGGACTCATGCTGTGCTGGTATCTGAGAACTCAAGCCAGAGTCAAAAGGTCTTGTCAAACTACACTTCAAGTAACAGTAAAACAGAGCCAGCAAATGAGAACAAACCTCCCATAAAACCTACAGCCAAAAGACAGCTTCCTCAACGTTCCTCTAAGCTCAGTTATCCAAAATCTTGTCTTCCACCATGGCCACAGTCATCCCTGCTCTCATCAGTAGCAGTAAGACCAAAGACTATCCAAGCACCACAGGTCCTGCATCAGTCCAACGTATCATCTGGTACTCTGCTTGGCAACAAGAAAATGTTACAACATAACAAGGGAAAGAACATTGGAGCTGCCAAGAACACAGTATCGACTAGCACTGTTAAG ACATCTGTGGTTTCTTCTGTGTCTGGATATAATTTCACTGCAG tttcaagACATTCAAGCTCTGGTTTACCACAAATGAAACCATCAGGGCTACAGCCCCCAACTCGGAAAAGATTGGCCCTCAAGTCTGCCCAGATCACACAATCTTCTATAGAAACCATTCAGGCTCAGTCCAGTAATAAACCAACAGGAATACAAG CACCCAGTGCTCGGCCTGCAGTAGAAAATGATTCTGAGCAACCAGCTGAAGGAGCACATAAATCAG ACTGTGTTAATTGCTTGCAACATCAAGAAAAACTTGAGAGGTGCCTTCAAGAACTAGTGAGATTACGCTCag agtgTAAGAACTGGGGACCACTGCAGGAAAAACTTGAGATGTGTTCAGAGGAAATTAAGAAAATTTAA
- the si:ch211-126c2.4 gene encoding uncharacterized protein si:ch211-126c2.4 isoform X1 — translation MESFLRRRLAQASGNILGGSALQKPVSSCPPIKLPDLCSSFYSIADEPFPQVSGFLDDTVGPSFLSNEAGTALNSPACTPSESITKHKDEGVLATLQVTTEDSDNNSSKLGAHCQAADGSMSTKPIQNDKDISSATKFKADEEDYKDFTPCATESSKSLEKCDLMSVELKNSTFNVTQDLKEQSDSAINATVDLPNIRERNSTFESVPSQEPREGSESGPKLNSTVDIDVPMIKTQSGNTTVDLAQTSNPKVGSDPGGDATVDILNLDCTHDKVNSHVDNISSPNTTTEQPNEKLEGTINIQQHELDKEKPEGSLNATEEDKTNCPITKNAEEPNLKVNVTLDILEQTASAPLHASGEIVHSSSAALKPDENTFTKTNTTTDLTPPENPVSKNITVEITPSSTELTGQANDGSNSVVGNAKSDSNNRETEVETSIAAFVCSVEAPDDSPELKADEPLKNSERPGCADRECVLNSDMGNISRNSIFSLDDTVDMRTSFMVTSTPIVFGKESRFEILRDVKPTPMRKRLSVINSIEVQSNDSLVGVSIHDGTHAVLVSENSSQSQKVLSNYTSSNSKTEPANENKPPIKPTAKRQLPQRSSKLSYPKSCLPPWPQSSLLSSVAVRPKTIQAPQVLHQSNVSSGTLLGNKKMLQHNKGKNIGAAKNTVSTSTVKTSVVSSVSGYNFTAVSRHSSSGLPQMKPSGLQPPTRKRLALKSAQITQSSIETIQAQSSNKPTGIQGVRTRNSLLPSLGQKHMNNDGLPLAKRKKNAPSARPAVENDSEQPAEGAHKSDCVNCLQHQEKLERCLQELVRLRSECKNWGPLQEKLEMCSEEIKKI, via the exons ATGGAGAGCTTTTTAAGGCGGAGGCTCGCCCAGGCCAGTGGCAACATTTTGGGTGGATCAGCTCTTCAGAAACCTGTTTCCTCTTGCCCCCCTATCAAATTGCCGGATCTGTGTTCTAGTTTCTATTCAATTGCAGATGAACCTTTTCCCCAGGTTTCTGGATTCCTTGATGACACTGTTGGTCCATCCTTTCTTTCAAACGAAGCAGGAACTGCGTTGAATTCCCCTGCATGCACACCATCAGAAAGTATAACAAAACATAAGGATGAAGGAGTTTTGGCAACACTACAAGTGACGACCGAGGACTCTGATAATAATTCCTCAAAGCTTGGAGCACACTGTCAGGCAGCGGATGGAAGCATGTCTACTAAACCAATACAGAATGATAAAGACATTAGCAGTGCAACAAAATTCAAAGCAGATGAGGAGGACTATAAAGATTTTACCCCTTGTGCCACAGAATCCAGTAAATCTTTAGAGAAATGTGATTTAATGAGTGTAGAGTTGAAGAACAGCACTTTTAATGTCACTCAAGACTTGAAAGAACAATCTGACTCTGCTATTAATGCAACTGTTGATCTACCAAATATTAGGGAGAGGAACAGTACCTTTGAGTCTGTCCCATCTCAAGAGCCCAGAGAGGGTTCCGAGTCTGGCCCTAAACTTAATTCAACAGTGGATATCGATGTCCCCATGATAAAGACTCAGTCAGGAAATACCACTGTTGACCTGGCCCAAACAAGTAACCCTAAAGTGGGGTCTGACCCCGGGGGTGATGCAACTGTGGATATTCTTAATCTGGACTGTACACATGATAAAGTGAATTCCCATGTTGATAACATTAGCTCCCCAAACACTACTACAGAACAGCCAAATGAGAAACTTGAAGGAACAATTAATATTCAGCAACATGAGCTGGACAAGGAGAAACCAGAGGGAAGCCTTAACGCTACTGAGGAAGATAAAACAAACTGTCCCATTACAAAGAATGCAGAGGAACCTAATTTGAAAGTGAATGTAACGCTTGATATTTTGGAGCAAACTGCCAGTGCTCCTCTTCACGCCTCTGGTGAGATTGTTCATTCAAGCTCTGCTGCTTTAAAGCCAGATGAGAATACTTTTACTAAAACTAATACAACCACTGACCTTACTCCCCCTGAAAATCCAGTTTCGAAAAATATCACTGTAGAAATAACACCCTCAAGCACAGAATTAACAGGCCAGGCTAATGATGGTTCTAACTCAGTTGTGGGTAATGCTAAATCAGACTCTAACAATAGAGAGACAGAAGTTGAGACAAGCATCGCTGCTTTTGTTTGCTCTGTTGAAGCTCCCGATGACTCTCCCGAGCTTAAAGCAGATGAACCCCTCAAAAACTCAGAGAGACCTGGATGTGCAGACAGAGAGTGTGTTCTCAACTCTGATATGGGAAACAtcagcagaaacagtattttttctcTGGATGATACCGTGGATATGAGAACTAGCTTCATGGTCACATCCACACCAATTGTCTTTGGCAAAGAATCCAGGTTTGAAATACTGAGAGACGTAAAGCCCACACCGATGAGGAAGAGGCTGTCTGTGATCAACAGCATTGAGGTACAATCAAATGATAGCCTTGTTGGTGTGAGCATTCATGATGGGACTCATGCTGTGCTGGTATCTGAGAACTCAAGCCAGAGTCAAAAGGTCTTGTCAAACTACACTTCAAGTAACAGTAAAACAGAGCCAGCAAATGAGAACAAACCTCCCATAAAACCTACAGCCAAAAGACAGCTTCCTCAACGTTCCTCTAAGCTCAGTTATCCAAAATCTTGTCTTCCACCATGGCCACAGTCATCCCTGCTCTCATCAGTAGCAGTAAGACCAAAGACTATCCAAGCACCACAGGTCCTGCATCAGTCCAACGTATCATCTGGTACTCTGCTTGGCAACAAGAAAATGTTACAACATAACAAGGGAAAGAACATTGGAGCTGCCAAGAACACAGTATCGACTAGCACTGTTAAG ACATCTGTGGTTTCTTCTGTGTCTGGATATAATTTCACTGCAG tttcaagACATTCAAGCTCTGGTTTACCACAAATGAAACCATCAGGGCTACAGCCCCCAACTCGGAAAAGATTGGCCCTCAAGTCTGCCCAGATCACACAATCTTCTATAGAAACCATTCAGGCTCAGTCCAGTAATAAACCAACAGGAATACAAG GTGTGAGGACGAGGAATTCACTCCTTCCCAGTCTGGGCCAAAAGCACATGAACAATGATGGTTTGCCTTtggcaaagagaaaaaaaaatg CACCCAGTGCTCGGCCTGCAGTAGAAAATGATTCTGAGCAACCAGCTGAAGGAGCACATAAATCAG ACTGTGTTAATTGCTTGCAACATCAAGAAAAACTTGAGAGGTGCCTTCAAGAACTAGTGAGATTACGCTCag agtgTAAGAACTGGGGACCACTGCAGGAAAAACTTGAGATGTGTTCAGAGGAAATTAAGAAAATTTAA
- the slc7a3b gene encoding cationic amino acid transporter 3 produces the protein MTENKLASFGKMLLRRRVLDTTQDETRFSRCLTTLDLIALGVGATLGAGVYVLAGEVAREKAGPAIVLSFLIAALSSVLAGLCYAEFGARVPKTGSAYIYSYVTVGEIWAFITGWNLILSYVIGTASVARAWSSTFDNLVEKKISIFFNGSMSIPDTGKVLAEYPDLFALILVMLLTGLLAFGVSESALVNKIFTGINLVVLTFVIISAFVKGDTANWNLTVEDYINSTNHLQMAQDIEKDFGSGSFAPFGFNGILSGAATCFYAFVGFDCIATTSEEAKNPMRSIPIGIVASLLICFFAYFGVSAALTLMMPYYMLDVQSPLPEAFSYVGWGPARYIVAGGSLCALSTSLLGSMFPMPRVIYAMAEDGLLFRFLSRMHKKTKTPILATIVSGTVAALMAFLFDLAALVDLMSTGTLLAYTLVAVCVLILRYQPGSLGSSGADEKPVELQRLEAKGAMADVDSGDEYGQELETTPFKERFSMRLLVQPSCNVPTKISGIIVYSATGIISVLFTLLCVVLAVFGEQVRKGSPVYIIAVVVLSILSTICIFIIWRQPPSKEILTFKVPLLPILPLISIFVNIYLMMQMDGPTWIRFAVWMAIGFIIYFAYGIRHSSEGKNNSPQKF, from the exons ATGACTGAGAATAAACTGGCCTCCTTTGGGAAGATGCTGCTGAGGCGTCGTGTGCTGGACACCACACAGGACGAAACCCGCTTCTCCCGTTGTCTCACCACTCTGGACCTCATAGCTCTTGGTGTGGGGGCAACACTGGGCGCAGGTGTCTATGTTCTGGCTGGGGAAGTGGCCAGAGAGAAGGCTGGGCCTGCCATTGTGCTATCGTTCCTCATTGCAGCCTTGTCTTCTGTCCTTGCCGGTTTGTGCTATGCTGAATTTGGTGCACGGGTTCCCAAAACAGGATCTGCTTACATCTACAGTTATGTGACAGTGGGTGAAATATGGGCTTTCATCACGGGATGGAACCTCATTCTGTCATATGTGATAG GCACAGCTAGTGTGGCCAGAGCTTGGAGCTCAACTTTTGACAATCTAGTGGAGAAAAAGATCTCTATTTTCTTCAATGGATCCATGTCAATCCCAGACACTGGAAAAGTATTAGCTGAGTATCCAGACCTGTTTGCCCTCATCCTGGTCATGTTGCTTACTG GATTATTGGCATTTGGAGTGAGTGAGTCTGCACTTGTCAACAAGATCTTCACAGGAATCAACCTGGTGGTTTTGACATTTGTCATCATATCGGCCTTTGTGAAAGGCGACACTGCCAACTGGAATCTCACTGTGGAGGACTACATTAACAGCACCAACCACTTACAAATGGCACA AGACATTGAAAAAGACTTTGGCTCAGGCAGCTTTGCACCATTTGGCTTTAATGGAATCCTTTCTGGCGCTGCCACATGCTTCTATGCATTTGTAGGTTTTGACTGTATTGCAACAACAA GTGAGGAGGCCAAAAACCCCATGCGTTCCATCCCGATAGGCATCGTGGCCTCTCTGCTCATCTGCTTTTTTGCCTACTTTGGAGTTTCTGCAGCCCTCACCCTTATGATGCCCTATTACATGCTGGATGTTCAGAGTCCACTGCCCGAGGCCTTCAGCTATGTGGGCTGGGGCCCTGCTCGCTATATTGTGGCTGGGGGCTCTCTTTGCGCCCTTTCCACTAG TTTATTAGGCTCTATGTTCCCAATGCCTCGTGTGATTTATGCTATGGCTGAGGACGGTTTGCTCTTCCGTTTCCTCTCCCGCATGCACAAAAAAACCAAAACACCCATCTTGGCCACCATTGTGTCTGGCACTGTAGCAG CTCTGATGGCCTTCCTCTTTGATCTCGCTGCCTTAGTGGATTTGATGTCAACTGGGACCCTGCTGGCATACACACTGGTTGCCGTGTGTGTACTCATTCTCCG TTACCAGCCAGGCAGTCTTGGCTCCAGTGGTGCAGATGAGAAGCCAGTAGAACTACAGAGGCTGGAGGCAAAGGGGGCCATGGCAGATGTGGATAGTGGGGATGAGTATGGCCAGGAGCTAGAGACAACACCCTTTAAGGAGAGATTTTCAATGCGATTGCTGGTGCAACCAAGCTGTAACGTACCTACCAAAATTTCGGGCATCATTGTTTACTCGGCAACAGGCATAATCT CTGTGCTTTTCACTTTGCTGTGTGTGGTGCTGGCAGTGTTTGGGGAGCAGGTGCGGAAGGGAAGCCCTGTTTATATCATTGCTGTTGTTGTCCTATCTATTCTCTCCACCATCTGCATCTTCATCATCTGGAGACAGCCCCCGAGCAAGGAGATCCTCACTTTCAAG GTGCCTTTGCTCCCCATTCTGCCACTGATCAGCATCTTTGTAAACATTTACCTAATGATGCAAATGGATGGACCTACATGGATTCGTTTCGCAGTATGGATGGCTATTG gttttataatttattttgcatATGGAATAAGGCACAGCTCTGAGGGTAAAAACAATTCCCCTCAAAAATTTTAG